From Pseudomonas alcaligenes, a single genomic window includes:
- a CDS encoding FecCD family ABC transporter permease has protein sequence MTPVIRPRPLLIALGLLLLLALWLSLALGPISLPLGDTLRAGLRLAGLPLDGEGLQQAELILGQIRLPRSLLGIAVGAVLALSGVAMQGLFRNPLADPGLVGVAAGAALGAAIAIVGGNYLGGLSPRLAPYLLSLCAFAGGLLVTAVVYRFGRRDGQTDVATMLLAGVAMTAMAGAGVGLFTYLADDSTLRSLTFWNLGSLNGASYQRLWPLLLVTVGVALWLPRRAAALNALLLGESEARHLGFDVERLKRELVLCTALGVGAAVAAAGLIGFVGLVVPHLVRLLVGPDHRVLLPASLLAGASLLLLADLAARLVLAPAELPIGIVTALIGAPFFLYLLVRGRA, from the coding sequence ATGACTCCTGTGATTCGCCCGCGCCCATTGCTGATCGCACTGGGCCTGTTGCTCCTGCTCGCCCTCTGGCTGTCCCTGGCCCTGGGCCCGATCAGCCTGCCGCTGGGCGATACCCTGCGCGCCGGGCTGCGCCTGGCCGGGCTGCCGCTGGACGGCGAAGGCCTGCAGCAGGCCGAGCTGATCCTCGGCCAGATCCGCCTGCCGCGTAGCCTGCTGGGGATCGCCGTGGGCGCCGTGCTGGCGCTGTCCGGGGTGGCCATGCAGGGCCTGTTCCGCAACCCGCTGGCCGATCCCGGCCTGGTCGGGGTGGCGGCCGGTGCCGCGCTGGGGGCGGCCATCGCCATCGTCGGCGGCAACTATCTGGGCGGCCTGTCGCCGCGCCTGGCGCCCTACCTGTTGTCGCTGTGCGCCTTTGCCGGTGGCCTGCTGGTGACCGCGGTGGTCTACCGCTTCGGTCGCCGCGACGGCCAGACCGACGTGGCCACCATGCTCCTGGCCGGGGTGGCGATGACCGCCATGGCTGGTGCCGGGGTCGGCCTGTTCACCTACCTGGCGGACGACTCGACCCTGCGCAGCCTGACCTTCTGGAACCTCGGCAGCCTCAATGGCGCCAGCTACCAGCGCCTGTGGCCGCTGCTGCTGGTCACCGTCGGCGTGGCGCTGTGGTTGCCGCGCCGGGCGGCGGCGCTGAATGCCCTGCTGCTGGGCGAGTCGGAGGCGCGCCACCTGGGCTTCGATGTCGAACGGCTGAAGCGCGAGCTGGTGCTGTGCACGGCCCTCGGCGTGGGCGCGGCGGTGGCGGCGGCGGGGCTGATCGGCTTCGTCGGCCTGGTGGTGCCGCACCTGGTGCGCCTGCTGGTCGGGCCCGATCACCGCGTGCTGCTGCCGGCCTCGCTGCTGGCCGGCGCCAGCCTGCTGTTGCTGGCCGACCTGGCGGCGCGGCTGGTGCTGGCGCCGGCCGAGCTGCCGATCGGCATCGTCACTGCGCTGATCGGCGCGCCGTTCTTTCTTTATCTGCTGGTACGGGGGCGTGCCTGA
- a CDS encoding heme ABC transporter ATP-binding protein, with the protein MLRADNLLVKRGQTTVLADIDLEVLPGQVLGVLGPNGAGKSSLAGALCGELSVARGSVSLDGRPLADWAGPQRARRLAVLPQHSSLSFAFSVEQVVGMGRLPHDSGRARDAEIIAAALQAADAEHLRGRSYLALSGGERQRVHLARVLAQLWPGGEGQTLLLDEPTSALDPLHQHTTLQAVREFAGRGAAVLVILHDLNLAARYCDRLLLLQGGLPHSLGTPAEVLEAAALEQVFGLQVLIQAHPERGHPLIVAR; encoded by the coding sequence ATGCTGCGCGCAGACAATCTGCTGGTGAAGCGCGGGCAGACGACCGTGCTCGCCGATATCGACCTCGAGGTATTGCCTGGCCAGGTGCTGGGCGTGCTCGGCCCCAATGGCGCGGGCAAGAGCAGTCTGGCCGGCGCGCTCTGCGGCGAGCTGAGCGTGGCGCGCGGCAGCGTCAGCCTGGATGGCCGGCCGCTGGCCGACTGGGCCGGGCCGCAGCGGGCGCGGCGCCTGGCGGTGCTGCCGCAGCATTCGAGCCTGAGTTTCGCCTTCAGCGTCGAGCAGGTGGTCGGCATGGGCCGCCTGCCCCACGACAGCGGGCGGGCGCGCGACGCCGAGATCATCGCGGCGGCGCTGCAGGCGGCGGATGCCGAGCACCTGCGCGGGCGCAGCTACCTGGCGCTGTCCGGCGGCGAGCGCCAGCGCGTGCACCTGGCGCGGGTACTGGCGCAGCTGTGGCCGGGCGGCGAGGGGCAGACCCTGCTGCTCGACGAGCCGACCTCGGCCCTCGACCCGCTGCACCAGCACACCACCCTGCAGGCGGTGCGCGAGTTCGCCGGGCGCGGCGCGGCGGTGCTGGTGATCCTGCATGACCTCAACCTGGCGGCGCGCTACTGCGACCGCCTGCTCCTGCTCCAGGGCGGCCTGCCGCACAGCCTGGGCACGCCGGCCGAGGTGCTCGAAGCGGCCGCACTGGAGCAGGTGTTCGGCCTGCAGGTGCTGATCCAGGCGCACCCCGAGCGCGGTCATCCGCTGATCGTGGCGCGCTGA